The Triticum aestivum cultivar Chinese Spring chromosome 5A, IWGSC CS RefSeq v2.1, whole genome shotgun sequence genomic sequence ttttaacagacaacacaacttaacttttttgcaggttatcttcagagctacagcttggatccgtacgtggtccttactcactcctatggactccagggagtctttggttactgggtgcaaccagtgggagatggtggctcgggctatattcaaccggttcggatggcgttcACATAACAGGATAGAGGGCTAGAGAGCTTGTCCTTATTATCACCGTATCGGTTGTTTGTTTTAGGCCATTTCTATGTttttgctccgtttgcgagctgtaagacCTTTATGATGATACTTCTTGCATTTTTAATAAAAGGggccgcatgcatcatcatgatgcagaggccgggggtataccTTCATTTCCAAAAAAAAGAAGAGCACCCTGCGCGTCCGAACACAGTATCTTCCATTGCATTATCAGTGAGCCCACCAAGTCCAGGACACACACATGCCTCGCCATTTTCGCCTCTGGAAGACAAAATCATTTCGAAGCAACCATAAGCCCCACAAGGTTGCAGAAGTAACCAAATTAACATCTTCAATTTTTTAAGATTATGTAGAGGTTTTAAGGATTCAAAAGAGCCAACCATGCGGACGCCATCTGAAGCCATTGCTCCGGAATCCACGTCCAGACCACCACCGTCCGTCCACATCATGGAGCACCAACCTCGAGAGGAGGAAAGAAGGGTGTCTCCTTCCCTTCCTAGCCCGGCATCAGTCACGGGATCTGGGTCGATGCCCCCCACAGTAGGAGGCGTCCACACTTGCGTTCCCAGGCAGTCTAGGTGGACCGGGGAGGGGGGGACACAACCCCGTGACTCCCGACGACCGCCGCGGCTCGCACGGTGCCTCAACCGTGGTCACCGGCACCGATCCGCATGACAGGATATTGAAGACCCGACCATCACCAGCACTGACCACCGCACCCACGCGGGCACCACCCAGGCCAAGCCCAATCTCACCTACCCGGTGCATCCGCATCGACCCACCCCGAGCCCAAACCTAGCACACCCGAGGTGTCTTACCCTCATTGGAGGGATGCGTACGTGTTATATAGCAGGGGGGCTTATCCCTGAATATGCATACAAGATCGTTGGAGTTACATTCTTTTTTTTGCTGGCGTTTGTGTTGTTTTGGGCTGTTTTTTTCAATGAGCACATATTTGGCTCAATCGATTCTTCAAGGGGCCAAAGTGCATTCATGTGCGCTATAGCCTTTGCTCTttgctcttttattttatttcttttgttttcccTTCTTTATTAGTTGGTGTTAATGTTTTCTTTTGTGGGTATTTTTTGGATGTTGGGTGACTGTAAATATATGCACACAAATACTATAAAATATGTAGCAAAATTTATTATTATATGATTATTCTTTTTATATTACAAAAGTGCAATTTCGGGGTAAAATTGCGTGCAAGGTTTTTTGTTCCACTATCATATGCTTATTTTGCGTATATAGAAAAACGCAATAAATTGTGAGCAAAATTTCTCATTATattattttattgttttcatcttttccttcttaaagggtaataccaatggcaataattcattcattcttataaaatatatttttattttgtgtgtgtaggtataCGTGTACTTACTAAATAATATATGTTTAAATTATAGTAGAATACAAAAGTTGCAGTATTATATGCTTATTATTTATGTGCAATTCTAGTGCAACATTGTGTGCTTaaagttttttattttctttcttctgaaagggtttcattcttccttagaaaacttcactattttcattttgctttattatattatattttattttgtgttactTTTCATTTTTTTTTTGTAAGGGTAATACCGATATCACTAACCCATTACTTTTTTGAAACACTCTCCCCCATTTTTTTGTTATTATATGCTTCTTTCTGCATATTATAAACATACAATTTATGTGTAAATTGTGTGTAAattttgtcattatttgttttagtttttcATTTAAAGTTTTTAAAAGGGTAATACCAATCCCACAAACTAATTCCTTTTTAGAAAATTTCCTTTTTTGCATAAATTCCACTCCTATATGTTTACTCTTGTACACATTGCACAAAACGTAATTTTTCTGTAAATTGCATGCAATTTTTTCCCATTATTTTGTGCATTAACTAATTCACTCTCCATTAGAAAACCTTTTATTTCATCAACGGGCTGTTGTTTTGCGTCGGCCCAAGAACTGTTGTGGGCTTCTATTGGTTTGGGCTGTTTTCCACAAAATCGACTGATTCTAAATTTGGGCCAGTCAATTCTGTTTGTCCGTTTGATCTAAAATTAAGGGCTGATCCAAAAATCGGCTGACCATAATTCATTTTAAGTCGACTAGCCAGCCCCATTATCATACACGACATTCTTAAGAGAAGACTCAAGTCACAAAAATTTTAAACTACTAAGCAATGTGTCCCACAGTGTCCACACCAATCCTTGAGTGTTAGGCTAAGGAAGTGGTAAGTTTGatggaaaaccaaaacaaaatttAGAGAAACATCTAAAAACGAAGCCCTTCCGCTGGCAAGGGCTGGCATCCACCACGCTCCAATGGCGCTAAGGCCGCTAGAGATGAggcaattactccctccgtctcgcaATATACTATATATGTTATTACATCCAAAATATACGGCATAATACATGGCATTCTTAAGAGAAGACTAATAGGCTAAGGAAATGTGACTTTGATGGAACAGCACTAAGCAATGTGTCAAAAAAAAAGTGTCCACAGTGCACACCAATCCTTGAGTGTTAGGCTAAGGAAATGTGACTTTGATGGAAAGCACACATAGGCAAGGGATGCACCGGTATCTGGACACGTGATGGACCCAGTAGTAAATATTCCTTTGTGGAAGGCTTTGGTTATACCTGGGTGGCAAAGCGAAGTTTCTGGTGGGTAGGTGTCTAAAACAACCCTCTGCAAGGAAGCACGCCCGTATCAATCCTTTAATCGGAGACTAGACTAGCGTTAGGAAGGACAAAGGAGACAGACAGAATTTACATCAGAAAAAAAAGGACTTTTTGAAGTTTGAGTGAGGATAATTGTCTTAAATTTCGGAGAATCGGCTGAAAAAACGCGGAATTGTCTTCGCCTTTGTAAGCGAAAATGTCCAGTAAAGCCTATCTCGCTTTTAGCCTTCATGGTGAATGGCCCACCCTTTCTTTGAACCTTGTCAATGATCGAACGAACTTACAGATATGAACTGAGTGCCATTTGATGAGTAAGATCGAACAAGGGAGAGGGATATGGAAAGGATGAAGTAATGAAAGAGGAAGTCATTGCTAGTAGTAACGACTTGTCACGATCCATTGGTTCATATAGAATCCATGTCCTAGGTCTATCAAAAAACATTCTTTTCGCTAAGCGTATATAATAAAATAGAGTGAAAGGGTCCACCCCGAAACCAAGGGGGTACTAACTAACAGCTGAGTCCTCTCCGAACCGCAGGAGATAGTTGCCCATCATACGGCTCACCAACTTCACTTGCCTCTAAGGGGGGCTCGCTCCGGGCAGGTTCGGATCACTTACTATACACGGCCCTACGAAGGGGTTAGGAGCGTTTTCAAGATGATTCTTTCTTTGTCGAGACGAAAAAGGAACCCATCTTTTCGATTGAAAAATGTGAGTCTGTTTTGCCCACTTTATCCATCCCCCTCTATCAAAATGATCAAAAAGGCATTTCAAATGCTTCTTATTCCCGTGTTTGATCTTATCCATCTCTGCCCCGCTTCCATGTGGGCAGAGACCCCTGTAGAGAATGAAGAGGAGCCAAGGATCTTACTCTCAAGAGTGCTTCGATAGGCTCCACTCTCTCCCCTGAATAAGTCAGGCTCCGTTAGCCTGGGCTGAGATGGGGATAACGAGTCGACGATTGAAGCCCCCAACGTTCTGCCAGACACTGGACAGGGGTAAGCTCTGTAAATGTGTAGAGCCAAGTGTGGTGTAGTAGTAGGCACTTCTAGGCCCCTTCCCGGCTACTGGATCACTCCAGTGCTTCGGGTACTACGGACCCTCTGCCATCCATTGCAGCAGAGCCGTTTCATGAGCGGGGGGGCTAAGCGCAGTTCTTTGAATCAAAGGTTTCATGAAATCGAAATCGATTCTTTTTTAGATATCTGGATAGATGGATGGATCTATCTTTCTATTCAGATATCTTTTGCAATCAGCCCCAAATCCTTGATTTGGCCAGGAAACAAAGCACTGCTTTGGGCCCAGGAAGCGAAGGGAATGAGCTCGGCTGCTTCTCCCCCACACTTCTTTATTTCTCCGTGCCCCTTCCGCATGCGCTTCGCGCGCCATTGGCGCTTTGCTCTCCTCTTATTTCTTCATTGGAGGGTTCGGATGGACTTCGCCGTTCTTTCCCAACGAAAATGGAAAGGGCTGTATCACATCGAGATGTCGATTCGTTTTCCGCCCCAAATGAGATGGGGAATTAGTCACCTCTGTCCCTTCATCTTTTTGAAAGGAATCGAGGCCCGGCCCGGCTCGCGTCGTTCCAACAACCGACGGGGAGCACCTCAGTATACGATCGCGCGCAGTAACTGGGAGTCCTATTACACCTAAGGCCAACTTCCATTCACCAAACCCAGGTTCATCTCGTGTAGTGATTGTGGACTCGTACAAGGATATGGAGTCGACGGTTGATGTATCAGACTCGACCCTGTCTTTCGTAGCATGCATTCCCATCTGTGTTGCAACTGATTCGGTAAGCTACGTGTCCGGTGCACGGAAAACTGCCTTCGGTCTCCCAACCTTACTCATGGCAACCTTCCGGCCGCCCAACGACCTATAACGCTAGTCACTACTCCCACTGGGGCTAGGAAGTAAGCCCCACAACCCAAAGCGGCGAAGAACAAATAGAATTTGCTACAAAAGCCGGCTAACGGGGGTATTCCTGCGTATGAGAACATTGTAATGGAGAAGGTCATAGCCGAAATAGGATTCGTTTTGGCTAGAGCGCCCAAATCCGCTATATATTTGACACGGGTTTGCCGTAATGCTGGAACTATGGCGAATGCATCTATCGTCATTGATGCATAAATAAATATACCAATTAGTAGTGATTGAATTCCTTCTATGGTTCCACATGAGAAACCAGTACGAATATAACCTACATGTCCAATCGAACTATGAGCTAGAGGTCTTTTGACTTTCGTTTGGGCCATGGCGGCCAGTGCTCCTAAGATCATAGAAGCAATGCTGCAGAAAAAGAAGATTTGTTGTAATGTACCCCCATAggaagcaacaatagaaacacGTGACATATTTGCAGAAATAGAGATTTTAGGCGCAATAGAAAGGAATGCTGTCACCGGGGTGGGTGAACCCTCATAGATATCAGGTGCCCACATATATAGAGTCAAAAGAGAGATTGAGTCCGAGGGAGAGGGGGGTTTTCTTGGGGCTCGAGAGATTGAATAGATAGGGCCCCACAAGTTGTTAATTCGCCGCTGGGGAATTCACACAAAAGGGAAGGACTTATTCTCAACGAAAAAAGTGCTCTCTGAACCGAACGTGAAAGTTGTTTTCCATCAGACGGCTGTTCACGTAACTCCACTCTCGGCTTGGATTATATATCCATTTGGTCCGCTCTCGGCCATTCCACACGCTGCCTAGCAGAGACGTGGTTATCTGAAGTGGATTCTCTCTTTTGTAGTAGATGCCGAACCTGCTGCTCAGTGGGCGGGCGCAGCAGCTACATGGACCCCTTTCTTTATGTTGTTGCCAGCGCTTTCCCGGGCCGAGCCGGAATTCTTTATTAGAACGTCGGCAGGCAAAGCCCGAAGGAAGGCTGCTATCCCCTCGGCCTTCTTCCTTTTCGATGAAAAACAAATCGACATCTCAATCTCCGAAAGCGTTTTCCTTACCCAGCTAATATCCCCCCTTCGTCGAGCCTTTCCTTTAGTGGTAAGGGATATGCACCTTATCTGAACGTCGGCAGGCATTCCGGAATTCTCCTTTTTTGGCCCCGGGTGAACATAGGCTCAAACATGATTGGAGGGGTCCTAGCTACGCCATGCGTTCAATAAAAAAAAAGCAAGCCTCTGGGAAGCTGCAGGGATTACAAAAAGAGGGTGCTTTCCTGTGTTGCACTGAAAAAAGGACAAAGGAGAAGACGCTCTTCGACTTTCTTTCTTCCTCCCGCGCCCGCCTAAGCCCGGCCCGCGTTAGAGGGGAAGATTAGCAAAGCGGAAAAAGACAGAGGGAGGGGGAGCTGCATCTTATTCTCTTCGCGAGAACTTCAGGATCGGAGAAGCATTCGGAAGGGGCGAGGCCTTCATTTCGTTGGCAGAAGCAGAAACGATCCAATCCATTCGGGGCTTCGGGGAACCCAAAAACGAACTCTGTTTACTTTTTTCATAGATAGATGATATATATAGGAATAATATATACATCCCTTTACTTGAGATGTCTATGTATCTATTTTGGAATCATCTCCCGATTCTCTTTTTTTTCTAATTCGCACTGCTCTTTCTCTCTAAATTGCATCaaagaaaatagagagagagagagagcagatggATCCTATCCCCTATAACGAACACTCATTCCTATCTATTGATAGAAAAGAAAGATCTTCGTCACGGactttttctttgttcattttttttTTTAGATTGGAGGAATTCCTCATATCCAAGGCAGCTCCCCACAAACACCCCACCCATATGACTATGCCCCCTTTTGAATCGACAGTATAGATTGGGCTTCATAGCTACTTTCATTCTAAAGACGAATATTAGTCAATAGGCAGGCTTCTTTCAGTAGCAAACATATTCATTTTCACCGGGCTCCGCGCACCTTTGGTACTTCTGGAGGGCAAGCTGTTTTATAGTGACTTCTTTCTTAGGGTAGGGCGACGAATACTTCCAATTCCGGAAAGGTCATTGGGTCGCCTTTGGAAGCTAAAGCGAAAGTTGTAGAAAGCCGGGAGAAAAAGCGAAAGCTTGCTCGAAACGGCCTATACCCTAACCCTCGGAAGCGAAGACGCAAAGCGTCACTTTTTTCAAAAGGAAGGAGTTTTTTCTGACTGAATCCATCCATAAAGCCGCCAAGGAAACGAAGTTCGTTCCCTTTCATCAAGTGGGTAAGGTAGGCAAACCACTTAAGCTTTGCCTTAGACTGACGGAACAAAGCTAAGAAGTAGGCTGAATGGAAAAAGGAAAGGGACAAGGGCGGTCGTCGCTTGGCGCGAAGGCTGCTGGTTCGGTACGGTACTAAAGGTCCTCGGACTTCCAGGCGGTTTTTCTTTTGGGCTGCTGTGAACCCTTGGATCTCGCCAATACAGCCTCCTATGGTTTTCGTTACCGAGATATCTTTTCTTTTTTCCCAGGGATTTTTTGGGTAATCAGCTCCCATGCTGCAAACAGTCAAATCTGAACCTTGTCGCTCTTCTTTCCTCGTGGGCAGGAAGCACACCAGCAGCGTGCGTTGCGTGATTCCACTGTGTTTTTTGCACTTGACTGGGTGGACAGTTGACCGGAAGATAACTTCGATTCGCCCGGCCAGCAGGCGGGCGGCGTGCTTATCTTGTGTGACAACACTACAGAGCGAGTAGCTCTTCTAGTCGGGCAGCTGTGTGACAACACTCCTGAGAAAGCGGCGCTTTTGTGTAACATGCTATGGTCTCAACGCCCTTACGAGGTAGTGATGAGTTTCACGCGCTCTAAGCCCGGCCCGCGCGCAGTTAGGAGGATTGGCCGCTATCTGAGCGGTACCACCCACCCTACCCTACTACCTATAGGGGGCCGTCCGTCCTACAGCCGCCCGAAAAGGAACTGCAGTAATCTTGAATAGGAATCCTACAGCGATAAAAAGAATCCCCATAAAAATACCACTAGATCGAGCACCAGTGATTTCGTATCCGGTCAAAATCTTGGCTAATTGATCGAAGTGGGTAGCTCCAGTAGACCCATAGATCATGGAACAAATAGGGTGGGTAGGCCCAACCACCACACTACACGTATAGACGCGAACCCCCCTCCTTACCGTACGTGCGACTCTCACCGCATACGGCTCGCACAAAGACTCCAAAATCCATCCCGAGCTTTTTATTCCACCTCTCCCTCCTCTCCAATCCTCGATCAAACTAGCCTTCCCCAGCAAGAAAACGTATCCGCTTTAGCAACAAAGCGCtcatcccttgcttgttcttgagCGCGCAAGGCGCTCAAGACGGTGATTCTTGCTTAAAAAAGGGCTAAAGCACTCCAGCTTCGAAGCTGGAGTTTGCAACTTCAAAACTACAGGTTTTAGCCCTCCTGCTGGGTGGGCGCTTCCTTCGTCTATCGTATGTCTCGCTTGGCTTCGTCCCGAACCAAGGAGGCATGATGGCGGGCGCGTGCGTGTGCCGACTGCAGAGACTACAAGCCGACGCCGGAAGCGACTCGCTTCTATTCTCGATTGGATATAGATGGGGAATCTCTATAGATCGTCTTTTT encodes the following:
- the LOC123102063 gene encoding NADH-ubiquinone oxidoreductase chain 2 isoform X2, which codes for MWAPDIYEGSPTPVTAFLSIAPKISISANMSRVSIVASYGGTLQQIFFFCSIASMILGALAAMAQTKVKRPLAHSSIGHVGYIRTGFSCGTIEGIQSLLIGIFIYASMTIDAFAIVPALRQTRVKYIADLGALAKTNPISAMTFSITMFSYAGIPPLAGFCSKFYLFFAALGCGAYFLAPVGVVTSVIGRFYYIRLAKRMFFDRPRTWILYEPMDRDKSLLLAMTSSFITSSFPYPSPLFDLTHQMALSSYL
- the LOC123102063 gene encoding NADH-ubiquinone oxidoreductase chain 2 isoform X1; its protein translation is MIYGSTGATHFDQLAKILTGYEITGARSSGIFMGILFIAVGFLFKITAVPFHMWAPDIYEGSPTPVTAFLSIAPKISISANMSRVSIVASYGGTLQQIFFFCSIASMILGALAAMAQTKVKRPLAHSSIGHVGYIRTGFSCGTIEGIQSLLIGIFIYASMTIDAFAIVPALRQTRVKYIADLGALAKTNPISAMTFSITMFSYAGIPPLAGFCSKFYLFFAALGCGAYFLAPVGVVTSVIGRFYYIRLAKRMFFDRPRTWILYEPMDRDKSLLLAMTSSFITSSFPYPSPLFDLTHQMALSSYL
- the LOC123102063 gene encoding NADH-ubiquinone oxidoreductase chain 2 isoform X3, translated to MIYGSTGATHFDQLAKILTGYEITGARSSGIFMGILFIAVGFLFKITAVPFHMWAPDIYEGSPTPVTAFLSIAPKISISANMSRVSIVASYGGTLQQIFFFCSIASMILGALAAMAQTKVKRPLAHSSIGHVGYIRTGFSCGTIEGIQSLLIGIFIYASMTIDAFAIVPALRQTRVKYIADLGALAKTNPISAMTFSITMFSYAGIPPLAGFCSKFYLFFAALGCGAYFLAPVGVVTSVIGRWAAGRLP